A part of Puntigrus tetrazona isolate hp1 chromosome 21, ASM1883169v1, whole genome shotgun sequence genomic DNA contains:
- the cul5b gene encoding cullin-5 isoform X3, with product MATSNLLKNKGSLQFEDKWDLMRPIVLKLLRQESVTKQQWFDLFSDVHAVCLWDDKGPAKIHQALKEDILDFIKQAQARVLSHQDDTALLKAYIVEWRKFFTQCDILPKPFCKLEITLLGNQGSNKKSNVEDSIVRKLMLDTWNESIFCNIKNRLQDSAMKLVHAERLGEAFDSQLVIGVRESYVNLCSNADDKLQIYRENFEKAYLDSTERFYKTQAPSYLQQNGVQNYMKYADGKLREEEKRALRYLETRRECNSVQALMECCVNALVTSFKETILAECPGMIKRNETEKLHLMFSLMDKVPNGIEPMLKDLEDHIMSAGLADMVASAETITTDSEKYVEQLLTLFNRFSKLVKEAFQDDPRFLTARDKAYKAVVNDATIFKLELPLKQKGVGLKTQPESKCPELLANYCDMLLRKTPLSKKLTSEEIEAKLKEVLLVLKYVQNKDVFMRYHKAHLTRRLILDISADSEIEENMVEWLREVGMPADYVNKLARMFQDIKVSEDLNQSFKEMHKHNKLALPADSVNIKILNAGAWSRSSEKVFVSLPTELEDLIPEVEEFYKKNHSGRKLHWHHLMSNGIITFKNEVGQYDLEVTTFQLAVLFAWNQRPRERISFENLKLATELPDAELRRTLWSLVAFPKLKRQVLSYEPVVGSPKDFAEGTVFYINQEFSLIKNSKVQKRGKINLIGRLQLTTERMREEENEGIVQLRILRTQEAIIQIMKMRKRISNAQLQTELVEILKNMFLPQKKMIKEQIEWLIEHKYIKRDETDINTFIYMA from the exons ATGGCGACGTCTAATTTATTGAAG AATAAAGGCTCCCTGCAGTTTGAAGACAAATGGGATTTGATGCGGCCCATTGTTTTGAAGTTACTCCGTCAGGAGTCAGTAACTAAGCAGCAGTGGTTTGATTTGTTCTC AGACGTTCAtgcagtgtgtttatgggaTGACAAAGGCCCAGCAAAGATTCATCAGGCACTGAAAGAAGACATCCTAGATTTCATCAAGCAAGCACAGGCA CGAGTACTCAGTCATCAGGATGACACTGCTTTGCTTAAAGCTTACATTGTGGAGTGGAGGAAGTTCTTCACACAGTGTGATATTCTACCTAAGCCCTTCTGCAAGTTGGAAATCACCCTGCTGGGCAACCAGGGGAGCAATAAGAAGTCCAATGTTGAAGACAGTATTGttagaaag CTTATGCTGGACACGTGGAATGAGTCTATATTCTGTAATATAAAGAACCGGCTCCAGGACAGTGCCATGAAACTGGTCCATGCTGAGAGATTAGGAGAAGCATTCGACTCTCAGCTTGTCATTGGAGTGCGGGAGTCATACG TGAACTTGTGTTCCAACGCCGACGACAAGCTCCAGATCTATAGAGAGAATTTTGAGAAGGCATATCTGGATTCCACTGAGAGGTTCTACAAGACACAAGCACCTTCCTATCTGCAACAGAACGGCGTTCAGAACTATATGAAATAT GCAGATGGCAAGCTAAGAGAAGAGGAGAAGCGTGCACTTCGATATCTGGAAACCAGACGTGAATGTAACTCCGTCCAGGCA CTAATGGAGTGTTGCGTGAATGCGCTGGTGACGTCGTTCAAAGAAACAATCCTGGCCGAGTGTCCGGGAATGATCAAGCGGAATGAGACAGAGA AGCTGCACCTCATGTTCTCGCTGATGGACAAAGTGCCCAATGGTATTGAGCCTATGCTGAAGGACCTGGAGGATCATATCATGAGCGCAGGTCTGGCTGATATGGTGGCCTCAGCGGAAACCATTACCACA gactcagaaaaatatgttgagcAGCTCCTAACATTGTTTAACCGCTTTAGTAAATTAGTTAAGGAAGCATTCCAAGATGATCCACGTTTCCTAACAGCCAGGGATAAA GCATACAAAGCAGTAGTAAATGACGCCACAATATTTAAACTAGAGCTCCCTCTGAAACAGAAAGG TGTGGGTTTGAAAACACAACCAGAGTCCAAATGTCCAGAGCTTCTGGCCAACTACTGCGATATGCTCCTTAGAAAGACCCCACTGAGCAAAAAACTCACCTCAGAGGAAATAGAGGCCAAGCTGAAGGAAGTG CTCTTGGTTCTAAAGTATGTTCAGAACAAAGATGTCTTCATGAGGTACCATAAAGCGCACTTGACCCGCAGGCTAATTCTTGACATTTCTGCAGACAGTGAGATTGAAGAGAACATGGTGGAGTGGCTCAGG GAGGTCGGTATGCCAGCAGATTACGTGAACAAGCTCGCCAGGATGTTCCAGGACATCAAAGTATCTGAAGACTTAAATCAGTCCTTTAaagaaatgcacaaacacaacaaacttGCGTTACCAG CCGACTCGGTCAATATAAAGATCTTGAATGCAGGAGCATGGTCTCGGAGTTCAGAGAAAGTGTTTGTATCCCTGCCCACGGAACTAGAGGATCTCATTCCTGAAGTTGAGgagttttacaagaaaaatcaCAGTGGCAGAAAATTACACTGGCACCATTTGATGTCCAATGGCATT ATCACATTCAAGAATGAAGTTGGCCAGTATGATTTAGAAGTCACGACATTCCAGTTAGCTGTGCTGTTTGCGTGGAACCAAAGGCCCAGAGAGAGGATCAGCTTTGAGAATCTGAAACTGGCCACGGAGCTTCCAGACGCCGAGCTGCGCCGGACTCTCTGG tcTCTTGTAGCTTTCCCCAAACTAAAGCGTCAAGTGCTGTCGTATGAACCTGTGGTGGGCTCTCCTAAAGACTTTGCAGAAGGCACCGTATTTTACATCAATCAAGAGTTTTCTTTAAT AAAAAACTCAAAGGTCCAAAAAAGAGGGAAGATCAATTTGATTGGTCGATTACAGCTCACCACAGAGAGAATGCGTGAAGAAGAAAATGAGGGCATAGTGCAACTTAGGATATTACGCACACAG GAAGCTATCATTCAGATCatgaagatgaggaagaggatCAGCAACGCCCAGCTTCAGACAGAGCTGGTGGAGATCCTGAAGAACATGTTCCTGCCCCAGAAAAAGATGATCAAAGAGCAGATCGAGTGGCTGATAGAACACAAATACATCAAACGGGACGAGACGGACATTAACACGTTCATCTACATGGCGTAG
- the cul5b gene encoding cullin-5 isoform X2, with protein MATSNLLKNKGSLQFEDKWDLMRPIVLKLLRQESVTKQQWFDLFSDVHAVCLWDDKGPAKIHQALKEDILDFIKQAQARVLSHQDDTALLKAYIVEWRKFFTQCDILPKPFCKLEITLLGNQGSNKKSNVEDSILMLDTWNESIFCNIKNRLQDSAMKLVHAERLGEAFDSQLVIGVRESYVNLCSNADDKLQIYRENFEKAYLDSTERFYKTQAPSYLQQNGVQNYMKYADGKLREEEKRALRYLETRRECNSVQALMECCVNALVTSFKETILAECPGMIKRNETESEYGRSSGTKGSASSELHLMFSLMDKVPNGIEPMLKDLEDHIMSAGLADMVASAETITTDSEKYVEQLLTLFNRFSKLVKEAFQDDPRFLTARDKAYKAVVNDATIFKLELPLKQKGVGLKTQPESKCPELLANYCDMLLRKTPLSKKLTSEEIEAKLKEVLLVLKYVQNKDVFMRYHKAHLTRRLILDISADSEIEENMVEWLREVGMPADYVNKLARMFQDIKVSEDLNQSFKEMHKHNKLALPADSVNIKILNAGAWSRSSEKVFVSLPTELEDLIPEVEEFYKKNHSGRKLHWHHLMSNGIITFKNEVGQYDLEVTTFQLAVLFAWNQRPRERISFENLKLATELPDAELRRTLWSLVAFPKLKRQVLSYEPVVGSPKDFAEGTVFYINQEFSLIKNSKVQKRGKINLIGRLQLTTERMREEENEGIVQLRILRTQEAIIQIMKMRKRISNAQLQTELVEILKNMFLPQKKMIKEQIEWLIEHKYIKRDETDINTFIYMA; from the exons ATGGCGACGTCTAATTTATTGAAG AATAAAGGCTCCCTGCAGTTTGAAGACAAATGGGATTTGATGCGGCCCATTGTTTTGAAGTTACTCCGTCAGGAGTCAGTAACTAAGCAGCAGTGGTTTGATTTGTTCTC AGACGTTCAtgcagtgtgtttatgggaTGACAAAGGCCCAGCAAAGATTCATCAGGCACTGAAAGAAGACATCCTAGATTTCATCAAGCAAGCACAGGCA CGAGTACTCAGTCATCAGGATGACACTGCTTTGCTTAAAGCTTACATTGTGGAGTGGAGGAAGTTCTTCACACAGTGTGATATTCTACCTAAGCCCTTCTGCAAGTTGGAAATCACCCTGCTGGGCAACCAGGGGAGCAATAAGAAGTCCAATGTTGAAGACAGTATT CTTATGCTGGACACGTGGAATGAGTCTATATTCTGTAATATAAAGAACCGGCTCCAGGACAGTGCCATGAAACTGGTCCATGCTGAGAGATTAGGAGAAGCATTCGACTCTCAGCTTGTCATTGGAGTGCGGGAGTCATACG TGAACTTGTGTTCCAACGCCGACGACAAGCTCCAGATCTATAGAGAGAATTTTGAGAAGGCATATCTGGATTCCACTGAGAGGTTCTACAAGACACAAGCACCTTCCTATCTGCAACAGAACGGCGTTCAGAACTATATGAAATAT GCAGATGGCAAGCTAAGAGAAGAGGAGAAGCGTGCACTTCGATATCTGGAAACCAGACGTGAATGTAACTCCGTCCAGGCA CTAATGGAGTGTTGCGTGAATGCGCTGGTGACGTCGTTCAAAGAAACAATCCTGGCCGAGTGTCCGGGAATGATCAAGCGGAATGAGACAGAGAGTGAGTACGGCAGGAGCTCTGGCACCAAAGGCTCAGCGAGTTCAG AGCTGCACCTCATGTTCTCGCTGATGGACAAAGTGCCCAATGGTATTGAGCCTATGCTGAAGGACCTGGAGGATCATATCATGAGCGCAGGTCTGGCTGATATGGTGGCCTCAGCGGAAACCATTACCACA gactcagaaaaatatgttgagcAGCTCCTAACATTGTTTAACCGCTTTAGTAAATTAGTTAAGGAAGCATTCCAAGATGATCCACGTTTCCTAACAGCCAGGGATAAA GCATACAAAGCAGTAGTAAATGACGCCACAATATTTAAACTAGAGCTCCCTCTGAAACAGAAAGG TGTGGGTTTGAAAACACAACCAGAGTCCAAATGTCCAGAGCTTCTGGCCAACTACTGCGATATGCTCCTTAGAAAGACCCCACTGAGCAAAAAACTCACCTCAGAGGAAATAGAGGCCAAGCTGAAGGAAGTG CTCTTGGTTCTAAAGTATGTTCAGAACAAAGATGTCTTCATGAGGTACCATAAAGCGCACTTGACCCGCAGGCTAATTCTTGACATTTCTGCAGACAGTGAGATTGAAGAGAACATGGTGGAGTGGCTCAGG GAGGTCGGTATGCCAGCAGATTACGTGAACAAGCTCGCCAGGATGTTCCAGGACATCAAAGTATCTGAAGACTTAAATCAGTCCTTTAaagaaatgcacaaacacaacaaacttGCGTTACCAG CCGACTCGGTCAATATAAAGATCTTGAATGCAGGAGCATGGTCTCGGAGTTCAGAGAAAGTGTTTGTATCCCTGCCCACGGAACTAGAGGATCTCATTCCTGAAGTTGAGgagttttacaagaaaaatcaCAGTGGCAGAAAATTACACTGGCACCATTTGATGTCCAATGGCATT ATCACATTCAAGAATGAAGTTGGCCAGTATGATTTAGAAGTCACGACATTCCAGTTAGCTGTGCTGTTTGCGTGGAACCAAAGGCCCAGAGAGAGGATCAGCTTTGAGAATCTGAAACTGGCCACGGAGCTTCCAGACGCCGAGCTGCGCCGGACTCTCTGG tcTCTTGTAGCTTTCCCCAAACTAAAGCGTCAAGTGCTGTCGTATGAACCTGTGGTGGGCTCTCCTAAAGACTTTGCAGAAGGCACCGTATTTTACATCAATCAAGAGTTTTCTTTAAT AAAAAACTCAAAGGTCCAAAAAAGAGGGAAGATCAATTTGATTGGTCGATTACAGCTCACCACAGAGAGAATGCGTGAAGAAGAAAATGAGGGCATAGTGCAACTTAGGATATTACGCACACAG GAAGCTATCATTCAGATCatgaagatgaggaagaggatCAGCAACGCCCAGCTTCAGACAGAGCTGGTGGAGATCCTGAAGAACATGTTCCTGCCCCAGAAAAAGATGATCAAAGAGCAGATCGAGTGGCTGATAGAACACAAATACATCAAACGGGACGAGACGGACATTAACACGTTCATCTACATGGCGTAG
- the cul5b gene encoding cullin-5 isoform X1: MATSNLLKNKGSLQFEDKWDLMRPIVLKLLRQESVTKQQWFDLFSDVHAVCLWDDKGPAKIHQALKEDILDFIKQAQARVLSHQDDTALLKAYIVEWRKFFTQCDILPKPFCKLEITLLGNQGSNKKSNVEDSIVRKLMLDTWNESIFCNIKNRLQDSAMKLVHAERLGEAFDSQLVIGVRESYVNLCSNADDKLQIYRENFEKAYLDSTERFYKTQAPSYLQQNGVQNYMKYADGKLREEEKRALRYLETRRECNSVQALMECCVNALVTSFKETILAECPGMIKRNETESEYGRSSGTKGSASSELHLMFSLMDKVPNGIEPMLKDLEDHIMSAGLADMVASAETITTDSEKYVEQLLTLFNRFSKLVKEAFQDDPRFLTARDKAYKAVVNDATIFKLELPLKQKGVGLKTQPESKCPELLANYCDMLLRKTPLSKKLTSEEIEAKLKEVLLVLKYVQNKDVFMRYHKAHLTRRLILDISADSEIEENMVEWLREVGMPADYVNKLARMFQDIKVSEDLNQSFKEMHKHNKLALPADSVNIKILNAGAWSRSSEKVFVSLPTELEDLIPEVEEFYKKNHSGRKLHWHHLMSNGIITFKNEVGQYDLEVTTFQLAVLFAWNQRPRERISFENLKLATELPDAELRRTLWSLVAFPKLKRQVLSYEPVVGSPKDFAEGTVFYINQEFSLIKNSKVQKRGKINLIGRLQLTTERMREEENEGIVQLRILRTQEAIIQIMKMRKRISNAQLQTELVEILKNMFLPQKKMIKEQIEWLIEHKYIKRDETDINTFIYMA, encoded by the exons ATGGCGACGTCTAATTTATTGAAG AATAAAGGCTCCCTGCAGTTTGAAGACAAATGGGATTTGATGCGGCCCATTGTTTTGAAGTTACTCCGTCAGGAGTCAGTAACTAAGCAGCAGTGGTTTGATTTGTTCTC AGACGTTCAtgcagtgtgtttatgggaTGACAAAGGCCCAGCAAAGATTCATCAGGCACTGAAAGAAGACATCCTAGATTTCATCAAGCAAGCACAGGCA CGAGTACTCAGTCATCAGGATGACACTGCTTTGCTTAAAGCTTACATTGTGGAGTGGAGGAAGTTCTTCACACAGTGTGATATTCTACCTAAGCCCTTCTGCAAGTTGGAAATCACCCTGCTGGGCAACCAGGGGAGCAATAAGAAGTCCAATGTTGAAGACAGTATTGttagaaag CTTATGCTGGACACGTGGAATGAGTCTATATTCTGTAATATAAAGAACCGGCTCCAGGACAGTGCCATGAAACTGGTCCATGCTGAGAGATTAGGAGAAGCATTCGACTCTCAGCTTGTCATTGGAGTGCGGGAGTCATACG TGAACTTGTGTTCCAACGCCGACGACAAGCTCCAGATCTATAGAGAGAATTTTGAGAAGGCATATCTGGATTCCACTGAGAGGTTCTACAAGACACAAGCACCTTCCTATCTGCAACAGAACGGCGTTCAGAACTATATGAAATAT GCAGATGGCAAGCTAAGAGAAGAGGAGAAGCGTGCACTTCGATATCTGGAAACCAGACGTGAATGTAACTCCGTCCAGGCA CTAATGGAGTGTTGCGTGAATGCGCTGGTGACGTCGTTCAAAGAAACAATCCTGGCCGAGTGTCCGGGAATGATCAAGCGGAATGAGACAGAGAGTGAGTACGGCAGGAGCTCTGGCACCAAAGGCTCAGCGAGTTCAG AGCTGCACCTCATGTTCTCGCTGATGGACAAAGTGCCCAATGGTATTGAGCCTATGCTGAAGGACCTGGAGGATCATATCATGAGCGCAGGTCTGGCTGATATGGTGGCCTCAGCGGAAACCATTACCACA gactcagaaaaatatgttgagcAGCTCCTAACATTGTTTAACCGCTTTAGTAAATTAGTTAAGGAAGCATTCCAAGATGATCCACGTTTCCTAACAGCCAGGGATAAA GCATACAAAGCAGTAGTAAATGACGCCACAATATTTAAACTAGAGCTCCCTCTGAAACAGAAAGG TGTGGGTTTGAAAACACAACCAGAGTCCAAATGTCCAGAGCTTCTGGCCAACTACTGCGATATGCTCCTTAGAAAGACCCCACTGAGCAAAAAACTCACCTCAGAGGAAATAGAGGCCAAGCTGAAGGAAGTG CTCTTGGTTCTAAAGTATGTTCAGAACAAAGATGTCTTCATGAGGTACCATAAAGCGCACTTGACCCGCAGGCTAATTCTTGACATTTCTGCAGACAGTGAGATTGAAGAGAACATGGTGGAGTGGCTCAGG GAGGTCGGTATGCCAGCAGATTACGTGAACAAGCTCGCCAGGATGTTCCAGGACATCAAAGTATCTGAAGACTTAAATCAGTCCTTTAaagaaatgcacaaacacaacaaacttGCGTTACCAG CCGACTCGGTCAATATAAAGATCTTGAATGCAGGAGCATGGTCTCGGAGTTCAGAGAAAGTGTTTGTATCCCTGCCCACGGAACTAGAGGATCTCATTCCTGAAGTTGAGgagttttacaagaaaaatcaCAGTGGCAGAAAATTACACTGGCACCATTTGATGTCCAATGGCATT ATCACATTCAAGAATGAAGTTGGCCAGTATGATTTAGAAGTCACGACATTCCAGTTAGCTGTGCTGTTTGCGTGGAACCAAAGGCCCAGAGAGAGGATCAGCTTTGAGAATCTGAAACTGGCCACGGAGCTTCCAGACGCCGAGCTGCGCCGGACTCTCTGG tcTCTTGTAGCTTTCCCCAAACTAAAGCGTCAAGTGCTGTCGTATGAACCTGTGGTGGGCTCTCCTAAAGACTTTGCAGAAGGCACCGTATTTTACATCAATCAAGAGTTTTCTTTAAT AAAAAACTCAAAGGTCCAAAAAAGAGGGAAGATCAATTTGATTGGTCGATTACAGCTCACCACAGAGAGAATGCGTGAAGAAGAAAATGAGGGCATAGTGCAACTTAGGATATTACGCACACAG GAAGCTATCATTCAGATCatgaagatgaggaagaggatCAGCAACGCCCAGCTTCAGACAGAGCTGGTGGAGATCCTGAAGAACATGTTCCTGCCCCAGAAAAAGATGATCAAAGAGCAGATCGAGTGGCTGATAGAACACAAATACATCAAACGGGACGAGACGGACATTAACACGTTCATCTACATGGCGTAG